One Candidatus Niyogibacteria bacterium genomic region harbors:
- the mltG gene encoding endolytic transglycosylase MltG, producing MNEIDLKIKKLAMLTGAVLFVISFAAYSVFSVSSGFGKNRLITIKQGEGLSKIAANFNEENIIKSPFVFKFLVFIFSGQKNIKAGDYFFDEPLSAFGIARRITGGIYGLSPTRVTILEGWTVWQMGGLFEKLGFFSRKDWMRFAEKEEGYLFPDTYFFLPNTSPEKIIGIMRDNFNAKASPLLPEIEKSRRDFEDVVVMASIIEKEASDFEDEKIISGILWKRLEAGMGLQVDAALTYITGKSSAELTEKDLAMDSPYNTYKYRGLPPTPIGNPGLDAIRAAIYPEKTLYWYYLHGKDSEPRYAITFEEHVSNKRAYLR from the coding sequence ATGAATGAAATTGATTTAAAAATAAAAAAGTTGGCAATGCTCACCGGCGCGGTTTTATTTGTTATTTCTTTCGCGGCCTATTCTGTTTTTTCTGTTTCATCCGGCTTCGGCAAAAATCGTTTAATAACCATAAAACAAGGCGAGGGTTTGAGTAAGATAGCCGCCAATTTCAACGAAGAAAATATTATAAAGTCCCCTTTTGTTTTCAAATTTTTGGTTTTTATTTTTTCCGGCCAGAAAAATATCAAGGCCGGAGATTATTTTTTTGACGAGCCGCTTTCGGCTTTCGGAATCGCGCGCCGAATAACCGGCGGTATTTACGGGCTCTCGCCGACTCGCGTGACGATTCTGGAGGGTTGGACCGTCTGGCAGATGGGCGGACTTTTTGAAAAACTCGGATTTTTCAGCCGTAAGGACTGGATGCGTTTTGCCGAAAAAGAAGAAGGTTATCTTTTTCCGGACACTTATTTTTTCCTGCCGAACACTTCGCCCGAAAAGATAATAGGGATTATGCGAGATAATTTTAACGCAAAGGCGTCGCCTTTGCTGCCTGAAATTGAAAAAAGCAGGCGGGATTTTGAAGATGTCGTAGTTATGGCTTCAATTATAGAAAAAGAGGCAAGTGATTTTGAAGACGAAAAAATAATTTCCGGCATTTTGTGGAAACGGCTTGAGGCCGGAATGGGTTTGCAAGTGGATGCGGCTCTTACTTATATAACCGGAAAATCTTCAGCGGAACTTACTGAAAAAGATTTGGCAATGGATTCGCCCTACAATACTTATAAATATCGCGGTCTTCCGCCAACTCCCATAGGCAACCCTGGACTGGACGCGATTCGCGCCGCGATTTATCCCGAAAAAACTTTATATTGGTATTATTTGCACGGCAAAGACAGCGAGCCCAGATACGCAATAACATTTGAAGAGCACGTGTCGAATAAGCGCGCATACTTGCGATAA